A part of Gossypium hirsutum isolate 1008001.06 chromosome A07, Gossypium_hirsutum_v2.1, whole genome shotgun sequence genomic DNA contains:
- the LOC121203785 gene encoding hydroquinone glucosyltransferase, translated as MAKLQTPHIAILPSPGMGHLIPLVEFGRSLVHQHNFTVTFVIPTNDSPSKAQKSVLDSLPTSITHIFLHPADLSDLPLDSKIETVISLTLARSLSFLRDAFKSMVDKTNLVALVIDLFGTDAFDVAREFNVSPYIFFPATAMTLSLMLYLPKLDQMVPCEYRDRPELVRIPGCIPIQGKELLDPTQDRRNDAYKWLLHHTKRYRLAEGIMVNSFVDLEAGAIKALEEKEPGKPPVYPVGPLVNIGPSKVDDGSDCLKWLDDQPHGSVLYVSFGSGGTLSYNQIHELALGLEMSEQRFLWVVRSPNDAAANATYFSVESEKDPFDFLPKGFLERTKGRGLVVASWAPQAQVLSHGSTGGFLTHCGWNSTLESVVNGVPLIAWPLYAEQKMNALMLIEDIKVALRPKPNENGLVGKDEIAKAVKVLMEGEEGKGVRNRMKHLKEAASKVLGENGCSTKALSQVASKWRNQTAI; from the coding sequence GATTCTCCTTCTAAAGCTCAAAAATCAGTTCTTGACTCTCTTCCCACCTCCATTACTCATATCTTTCTTCATCCTGCTGACTTGTCTGACCTTCCCCTGGATTCAAAGATTGAAACTGTCATTTCTTTAACCCTGGCTCGCTCCCTTTCTTTCCTTCGGGATGCTTTCAAGTCTATGGTTGATAAAACTAACCTTGTTGCTTTGGTGATTGATCTTTTCGGGACTGACGCATTCGATGTTGCGAGAGAATTCAACGTCTCCCCCTATATATTTTTCCCTGCCACGGCCATGACTTTGTCTCTGATGCTTTACTTACCAAAGCTCGACCAAATGGTTCCATGCGAATACAGGGACCGACCGGAACTGGTGAGAATTCCAGGGTGCATACCGATTCAGGGTAAAGAATTGTTGGACCCGACTCAAGACAGGAGAAACGATGCTTACAAGTGGCTTCTTCATCATACAAAGCGGTATAGATTGGCTGAAGGAATTATGGTCAACAGTTTCGTGGACTTGGAAGCAGGTGCAATAAAGGCTTTAGAGGAGAAAGAACCGGGTAAGCCTCCAGTTTATCCGGTTGGGCCACTCGTTAACATTGGCCCTAGTAAAGTGGATGATGGTTCGGATTGTCTGAAGTGGCTAGATGATCAGCCACATGGGTCGGTTTTGTATGTCTCATTTGGGAGCGGGGGGACCCTTTCTTATAACCAGATACATGAGTTGGCTTTGGGGTTGGAAATGAGTGAGCAACGATTTCTATGGGTGGTGAGAAGTCCAAATGATGCGGCTGCAAACGCCACATATTTCAGCGTAGAGAGTGAGAAGGACCCTTTTGATTTTCTACCCAAGGGATTTCTCGAGAGAACCAAAGGACGGGGACTAGTGGTGGCATCGTGGGCACCACAGGCTCAAGTGCTGAGCCACGGCTCTACAGGTGGGTTTTTGACCCATTGTGGATGGAACTCGACTCTTGAAAGTGTTGTGAACGGGGTGCCGCTAATCGCATGGCCACTCTACGCGGAACAAAAGATGAATGCCCTGATGCTAATTGAGGATATTAAAGTTGCATTGAGACCAAAACCCAATGAAAACGGTTTAGTTGGCAAAGACGAGATCGCAAAGGCTGTTAAGGTTCTAATGGAAGGTGAAGAGGGTAAAGGTGTTCGAAACAGAATGAAACACCTCAAGGAAGCAGCTTCGAAGGTACTGGGTGAAAATGGGTGTTCCACCAAGGCACTCTCTCAGGTGGCTAGTAAGTGGAGGAATCAGACTGCCATCTAG